TGTTCAGCCAACTTCAGGCATAACCATTCGTTTTGAACGCTCGCGCTCATATCGATTCCATTCGACAGTTTGCCCATAGCCGGCTTTAGAATATGGGTCGTTGGTGTACTTCCTTTGGGCCGGTGCCAGCGCCCCTTCCAGTACAAAAGAGCAGTTTTTTCCTGAACCCCGGCGATAGAAATTCGAAATTCTTTCTCGCGGTCGAGCCCCAACGGAGCGGTTTTTAGGTGGCGTAGCAGGTCGCCGATCTCCTGTTCGGAAAGTACCTCGCCCTGAATAGGCCCTGGCGGCGACACCGGCTCGCCTTCAGGGATGAATTGCAGTGCACCAATACAATCACGTCCCACGGCTGCTAACAGATCAACCGCCTTGTTGCTATTGGTTGCCATTCGTTCTGCCAATCTGCGGCGAATCTCATCATTGTCGGGGAGCAGGTTGTCAAAATAAGCCTCGACGGTTGCACCTTGATAAGGTGATTCCCGCAGAGGCATTGATTGTGAGACAGGCAAGGATCCGGTTGTTTGTAACCACTTGTCGGTATAGGCAAAGGCCACATTCCCGGAAGCGCTTCGTGTCAGCGTGCCAACTTGTTGACCATTCAGTAACACCTGAAGACGAAGCTGTTTTCTTTTTCGTCCCATCAAAGCTCCTTATTTTAAGGCATGGTTTTTTTTCGATTTCTCAAAACAAGTTCTAGATCGAGACCGGCTGTGAGCTTAAAGAGCGTGCCGAGTTGGGTGCCGGGTGCCCCTGATTCGATTAGCGATACGATGGATTGTTTGATGCCAGACTTCAGGCCTGCCTGTTGCTGGGTCCATTTTGCCTGTTTGCGAAAGCGGAGCAAGGCTGTCCCCAACTGAGCCGAATTGCGCACCACCGGTTCCAGTGCATGGGTTTTGGAATGTTTTGTCATGACAGCCCTTTCTAGCCCTTATAAGGGATAAATAATTTTTATCCTTTTTAAAGGATAAGTCAAGTTTATCCTTTTGAGAGGATAGTATTTCCCATAAAAATAAGCTGTATTGATTGCCGGTCAGACATAATAGATATTATATTATCTATAATTATAAAATTATCAATTTATATATAATATATTGTCCTTTATTTACATTCATGATAGTTTGTTAATATGGTTTCAGGGGCCTTGTCGTTGCAAACACCCGAGGAAGTTAAGCAATCTATCGCCAAGCGATTCAAGGGGTTTCGTCTGCGAAAAGGCTGGAAGCAGATGACCTTGGCTGCTCGGTCGGGGGTCACGCTTGGTTCTCTAAAGCGGTTTGAAAGTTCGGGTGAAGTTTCTCTTGCTTCTTTATTGCGGCTTGCCCATGCCTTAGGGTGTTTAGATGAATTCAACAGGCTGGCCGAACGTCCCTCCGCCAATAGTCTGGCTGAACTGGAAAGGGAAGCGGCCTTTCCCAAAAGGGGAAGAGAATGAAAAAAATCCAAGTCCGTTTCACCCGTACTCCAAAAGAGTCGTTTGAAGTTGGAACCCTGGCGGAAGAAAGTGGGCGCATTTTTTTTGAATATGCCCCCGAGTGGTTAAGCCGGGGGTTCAATCTTTCTCCCTTCCGATTACCCTTTGAACCAAATTTGTTTGAACACAAGGATTTATCCTTTGGCCCTTTGCCGGGGCTTTTTGAAGACTCCCTGCCCGACGGTTGGGGTTTGTTATTAATGAATCGTCACTTTCAAAAGTTGAGGCTGGCTGCTTCCCCTCTGGATCGTTTGGCTTGGTTGGGTATGCGTACTATGGGCGCATTGACCTATCATCCGCCATCTGAAAAGGTGGAGCAAAAAGCAGGTCCTTTTGATTTATCAATACTGGCAACACACGCACAGGCGCTGCTAGCAGGGAGGGCAAGAGAAGTTCTGCCCCAATTATTGCAGGCCGGGGGAAGCCCGGCGGGAGCTAGACCCAAAGTTGTGGTTGGTATTCAAGGGGATAAAATTGTTTCGGGTGCGCAAGATTTGCCAGAAGGTTTTGATCCTTGGATCATCAAGTTTTGTGCCAAAGAAGATCTGCCGGATGCGGGGACGATAGAATACGCCTATTCCCTGATGGCGCGGGCGGCAGGCATCACGATGCCGGAAACAAAACTTTTTAAAACAAAGGTCGCCTCTTTTTTTGGAATCAAACGCTTTGATCGAAGCAAAAACGATCGGTATCACGTGCACACGTTTGGCAATTTGGTTCATTCCAATTTTCGCATTCCCTCCTGTGACTATGCCGATCTGCTTCGGGCAACAACGCTTCTTACAAAAAATCAAAAGGATGTGCAGCAAGCTTTTCGTCGTATGGTCTTTAATGGGCTGGCTCATAATCGGGATGACCATGTCAAAAATTTTGCCTTTCTTATGGATTTTGAAACCGGGGACTGGAGTCTTTCCCCGGCCTATGACTTAACCTTCAGTTTGGGGCCGGGGGGTGAGCACCAAATGACGATTGCGGGTGAAGGCAAAAATCCCCAAGCGAAACATTTTTTCGAATTGGGTAAAAAGGCGGGGCTTTCTCAAACCATCATGAAAACCATTTTGGAGGAGGTTCGATCGGCTGTGGTGTCATGGAAAAAGTTTGCAAAAAAAGCAGGAGTGAGCCTGTCTGCAACAAAACGAATTTCTGATTTTTTCTCTTGAAATCGGTTAATTTTTTATTTCCCATAAAAACAAGCTCCATTGGTTGCCGGTCAAAATCCTTAAAATCATGCTCAAGCCCTGGGGGTGGCCACCCCAAAAGGGCAGCCAGCTTAAGGCGACAAAGTGAAAGGTGAAGAGAGTCGAGAGGCTATAAGTGAAACGGGGCCGTGCCCTCATCCAAAGTTGCAGGCTTCTTAAGTAACCGGAGTCTTTTGTTTCGATCTTTCTCCAAAAATTTTTCC
This DNA window, taken from Deltaproteobacteria bacterium, encodes the following:
- a CDS encoding helix-turn-helix domain-containing protein: MTKHSKTHALEPVVRNSAQLGTALLRFRKQAKWTQQQAGLKSGIKQSIVSLIESGAPGTQLGTLFKLTAGLDLELVLRNRKKTMP
- a CDS encoding helix-turn-helix transcriptional regulator: MVSGALSLQTPEEVKQSIAKRFKGFRLRKGWKQMTLAARSGVTLGSLKRFESSGEVSLASLLRLAHALGCLDEFNRLAERPSANSLAELEREAAFPKRGRE
- a CDS encoding type II toxin-antitoxin system HipA family toxin, which encodes MKKIQVRFTRTPKESFEVGTLAEESGRIFFEYAPEWLSRGFNLSPFRLPFEPNLFEHKDLSFGPLPGLFEDSLPDGWGLLLMNRHFQKLRLAASPLDRLAWLGMRTMGALTYHPPSEKVEQKAGPFDLSILATHAQALLAGRAREVLPQLLQAGGSPAGARPKVVVGIQGDKIVSGAQDLPEGFDPWIIKFCAKEDLPDAGTIEYAYSLMARAAGITMPETKLFKTKVASFFGIKRFDRSKNDRYHVHTFGNLVHSNFRIPSCDYADLLRATTLLTKNQKDVQQAFRRMVFNGLAHNRDDHVKNFAFLMDFETGDWSLSPAYDLTFSLGPGGEHQMTIAGEGKNPQAKHFFELGKKAGLSQTIMKTILEEVRSAVVSWKKFAKKAGVSLSATKRISDFFS